Proteins encoded by one window of Phycisphaerae bacterium:
- a CDS encoding PEP-CTERM sorting domain-containing protein (PEP-CTERM proteins occur, often in large numbers, in the proteomes of bacteria that also encode an exosortase, a predicted intramembrane cysteine proteinase. The presence of a PEP-CTERM domain at a protein's C-terminus predicts cleavage within the sorting domain, followed by covalent anchoring to some some component of the (usually Gram-negative) cell surface. Many PEP-CTERM proteins exhibit an unusual sequence composition that includes large numbers of potential glycosylation sites. Expression of one such protein has been shown restore the ability of a bacterium to form floc, a type of biofilm.) translates to MNKYVAAVIVVISFLACTVSYGSPVVVLDQSQETYAGATGVYATNIPMQTFTPGISGNLDHVDLRLGSAYPTVIPATVSIVEVTIEGDPVINSLGSVTIPDIGMYGGWTTFDFASQSISLTQGTLYGLYVEADDPDYHSPNISWYFQNTTNPYPSGGLWLLQDPGGWRLFNLSTDNADACFRTYMTPEPTTIALLAVGLFFIRKTRN, encoded by the coding sequence ATGAATAAGTATGTTGCAGCTGTTATTGTTGTTATATCTTTCTTGGCTTGTACTGTCTCGTATGGTTCACCGGTGGTTGTCCTGGACCAGTCGCAGGAAACGTATGCCGGCGCCACAGGCGTATATGCGACGAATATTCCCATGCAGACCTTCACGCCGGGCATAAGCGGTAATCTTGACCACGTTGATTTGAGACTGGGTTCCGCCTATCCGACTGTTATTCCGGCTACCGTCTCTATAGTTGAGGTGACGATAGAGGGTGACCCCGTCATTAATTCCCTTGGCTCGGTTACTATTCCGGACATAGGGATGTATGGCGGCTGGACAACATTCGATTTCGCATCGCAGAGCATTTCCCTGACACAGGGCACACTTTACGGATTATACGTCGAAGCGGATGACCCGGATTATCACAGCCCGAATATTTCATGGTATTTTCAAAATACTACTAATCCTTACCCATCGGGCGGATTATGGCTGTTGCAGGACCCCGGCGGATGGCGGCTGTTCAATCTTTCAACCGACAACGCAGACGCGTGTTTCAGAACCTATATGACCCCGGAGCCAACTACAATCGCCCTGCTGGCGGTTGGCCTGTTCTTTATTAGAAAAACCAGAAACTAA
- a CDS encoding MarR family transcriptional regulator, with protein sequence MPLKEELKLKKGFETAEHEALLNIYYTANLLKKHADVFFKTFGLTDIQFNVMMLIAYQAGEEGGLSQAQLSNMMLVNRANITTLIDRMEKASLVIRTSACDDRRTNIIKLTAQGEKLFAKAEPFYLEQVKQIMSKASQAEQKKLMALLEKVRGNLRQ encoded by the coding sequence ATGCCGCTAAAAGAAGAATTGAAGTTAAAAAAGGGATTCGAGACAGCCGAACACGAAGCTTTGCTGAACATCTACTATACGGCAAACCTGCTCAAGAAACACGCTGATGTGTTTTTTAAGACTTTCGGCCTAACGGATATCCAGTTTAATGTTATGATGCTCATTGCCTACCAAGCCGGCGAAGAAGGCGGTCTGAGCCAGGCGCAATTAAGTAATATGATGCTTGTCAACCGCGCCAATATCACGACGCTTATAGACAGAATGGAAAAGGCATCGCTTGTTATACGTACCAGCGCTTGCGATGACAGGCGCACCAATATAATCAAACTGACCGCACAAGGGGAAAAACTATTCGCAAAGGCAGAACCATTCTATCTGGAGCAGGTAAAGCAGATAATGTCCAAGGCCAGCCAAGCTGAACAGAAAAAGCTAATGGCACTGCTTGAAAAGGTAAGAGGCAATTTAAGGCAGTAA
- a CDS encoding PEP-CTERM sorting domain-containing protein has translation MYNRLIVLSIALIIVLLSTPAPASPIRADNPLKVDIDCYDAPTEKYGWEPWLFSRDWTGPVTKTFDMGGLSWENPVVEFDVYKYQVGAPPIHAGMARNRSGGWAGITGTGEYSPTGLGFGMNYVRFTFSNLDPDTTYGFSIWAMEERKVWSCNSDNPDSKFIAWSQTNPMEWLLSHGYDGSIPEEPPYGGYGLTTPGTGGSYMPCGLYKELLTKPPATLIAEDDGCHLGENICRSGFKATTDEFGAVTVYGWIDPRDWSGSMHLPINGFMVIPEPATIALLGLGLLVLLRKRRK, from the coding sequence ATGTATAACAGGTTAATTGTTCTAAGCATTGCGTTAATTATAGTTTTGTTGAGCACACCGGCACCGGCATCACCAATAAGAGCGGATAATCCTTTGAAGGTTGACATTGATTGTTATGATGCACCTACGGAGAAGTACGGGTGGGAGCCTTGGTTATTTAGTAGGGACTGGACTGGACCGGTAACTAAGACTTTCGATATGGGAGGGTTGTCATGGGAGAATCCGGTAGTGGAATTTGACGTGTATAAATATCAGGTAGGGGCTCCGCCTATTCATGCTGGTATGGCACGTAACCGCAGCGGCGGTTGGGCTGGCATTACCGGAACGGGTGAGTATTCGCCGACCGGCTTGGGCTTTGGGATGAACTACGTGAGGTTCACATTCAGCAACTTGGACCCTGATACGACGTATGGTTTTTCTATTTGGGCCATGGAAGAAAGAAAAGTTTGGTCTTGTAACTCGGACAACCCGGATTCCAAATTCATAGCTTGGAGCCAAACCAATCCGATGGAATGGCTTCTCAGCCATGGTTACGATGGCAGCATTCCCGAAGAACCTCCTTATGGTGGCTATGGTCTGACTACACCCGGCACAGGGGGCTCCTATATGCCTTGTGGGCTATACAAAGAGTTATTGACCAAACCACCTGCCACTTTGATAGCTGAAGATGACGGCTGCCATCTTGGTGAAAACATTTGCAGGTCCGGTTTCAAGGCTACAACTGATGAATTCGGCGCTGTTACAGTCTACGGCTGGATTGACCCTCGGGATTGGTCAGGTTCTATGCACCTGCCTATTAACGGTTTCATGGTAATTCCTGAGCCGGCGACAATTGCTCTGTTAGGTTTGGGCCTTTTGGTTCTGCTGCGAAAACGAAGAAAATAA
- a CDS encoding aspartate aminotransferase family protein, protein MTTEETISLFDKYVIGNYSRLRRVIVRGEGCYFFDADGNKILDMFPGWAVSGIGHCHPKVVEAIRKQAGELLHMDNTFYTEQQGQLAQMLSERAFGGKSFFCNSGAEANEAALKLARLYAGGGKYKFITAEGSFHGRTFATVTATAQPKYHEGFLPLLPGFAYVPFNDIKALESVFSDEVAAVMVEPIQGEGGINVATKEYLQAIRQLCDEKGAVMILDEVQTGMGRTGKWFAYQHFDVEPDIMTLAKALGGGVAIGAMMAKEELAAKLVPGKHASTFGGNCLACAAGIAVIEAIEEDNLLENAANMGRYAQEKLNELKQKHFIIDHVRGIGLMIGIQLKGPGKEIVEKCLEKGLRINCTHESVLRMMPAMIVTKEEIDQTVDIIDGVLSESGK, encoded by the coding sequence ATGACAACGGAAGAAACAATTAGTTTGTTTGATAAATATGTTATCGGCAATTACAGCCGGCTGCGCCGTGTTATTGTCCGCGGCGAAGGGTGTTACTTTTTTGACGCGGACGGGAACAAAATACTGGATATGTTTCCAGGATGGGCGGTCAGTGGGATAGGTCACTGCCATCCGAAGGTGGTTGAGGCGATTCGCAAGCAGGCGGGGGAATTGCTGCACATGGATAATACCTTTTACACCGAACAGCAGGGGCAGCTTGCACAAATGCTGAGCGAGCGGGCGTTCGGGGGCAAGAGTTTTTTCTGCAACAGCGGCGCTGAAGCAAACGAAGCTGCGCTGAAACTGGCCCGGCTATACGCGGGCGGCGGGAAATATAAATTTATTACGGCTGAAGGGAGCTTCCACGGGCGGACATTCGCGACCGTGACGGCGACGGCCCAGCCGAAATATCACGAGGGTTTTCTGCCGCTACTGCCGGGGTTTGCTTATGTGCCGTTCAATGACATCAAGGCACTGGAGTCGGTGTTCAGTGATGAGGTCGCGGCGGTTATGGTCGAGCCGATTCAGGGCGAAGGCGGAATAAACGTCGCCACGAAAGAGTATCTGCAGGCGATTCGGCAGCTGTGCGATGAAAAAGGCGCGGTGATGATACTCGATGAGGTGCAAACTGGAATGGGACGGACGGGGAAATGGTTCGCATATCAGCATTTTGATGTTGAGCCGGACATAATGACGCTGGCGAAGGCGCTTGGCGGCGGCGTGGCGATAGGGGCGATGATGGCCAAAGAAGAGCTGGCGGCGAAGCTGGTTCCGGGCAAACACGCATCGACGTTCGGCGGCAACTGCCTGGCGTGCGCGGCGGGGATTGCGGTGATTGAGGCGATAGAAGAAGACAATCTCCTGGAAAACGCGGCCAATATGGGGCGGTATGCACAGGAGAAACTCAACGAGCTGAAACAAAAACATTTCATCATCGACCACGTTCGCGGAATCGGTTTGATGATTGGGATTCAATTGAAAGGCCCCGGAAAAGAAATAGTCGAAAAATGCCTGGAGAAAGGGCTGCGGATAAACTGTACCCACGAGAGCGTCCTGCGGATGATGCCGGCAATGATTGTTACGAAGGAAGAAATCGACCAGACGGTCGATATTATCGACGGGGTTTTAAGCGAGAGCGGAAAATGA
- a CDS encoding FtsW/RodA/SpoVE family cell cycle protein, protein MLTTTKTNSLHEYIAAVVVILMALGTVFVFSAGVNVGQDLDLRRFYDFPALRQILFFPIACVILYAVSFFNYRRLALTAGWLESPLPYLLVISIALLILVLFPQFGTEINQARRWLRIPAGPITISFQPSELAKWVLIFFIAAFCDKFSDSMQLYRQVFVPICLVIAVVAGLIIIEDFGTAVFVSLLSFLILIIAGVKWWHILTPIPFAVIAFIAALLRSPAKLQRIIAFLRPEGLADSAGYQANQSLIALGSGGLWGKGLGKGICKYGHLPEDTTDFIFAIIGEELGFIGTAVIILLFIIFIWLGILVVVRCRDRFGQLLAAGIVLAVGIQAALNIGVVTVVLPTKGIPLPFVSAGGTSMLLSAVAVGVLLNIAKQSAEEPAKVADAPKLGKQLWQRSEEE, encoded by the coding sequence GTGCTTACAACAACAAAAACTAATTCGCTCCACGAGTATATCGCAGCGGTCGTCGTTATCTTAATGGCCCTCGGCACGGTATTTGTCTTCTCCGCCGGCGTTAATGTCGGTCAGGACCTCGACTTACGAAGATTTTATGATTTTCCAGCCTTAAGACAAATCCTGTTTTTCCCCATTGCCTGCGTGATTCTTTATGCCGTCTCTTTCTTCAATTACCGCAGGCTCGCTTTAACCGCCGGCTGGCTTGAATCTCCGCTTCCCTATCTGTTAGTCATTAGTATAGCGCTGCTTATACTCGTTTTGTTTCCGCAGTTCGGCACAGAGATAAATCAGGCCCGCCGCTGGCTCAGAATCCCAGCCGGGCCGATTACTATAAGTTTTCAGCCTTCAGAGCTGGCAAAATGGGTGCTTATCTTTTTCATTGCTGCGTTTTGCGACAAGTTCAGCGATAGTATGCAGTTATACCGGCAAGTTTTTGTTCCGATTTGCCTTGTCATAGCCGTAGTAGCCGGATTAATAATCATCGAAGATTTCGGCACAGCGGTATTCGTATCGCTTTTGAGTTTTCTGATATTGATAATCGCCGGGGTAAAATGGTGGCATATTCTTACCCCCATACCATTCGCTGTTATTGCTTTTATCGCCGCTTTGCTCCGCTCACCTGCCAAGCTGCAGCGAATCATCGCTTTTCTGAGGCCGGAGGGATTGGCTGACTCGGCTGGTTATCAGGCCAACCAGTCGCTGATTGCGCTCGGCTCTGGCGGATTGTGGGGCAAAGGACTGGGCAAAGGTATTTGCAAATACGGCCATTTGCCGGAAGATACGACTGATTTTATCTTTGCTATCATAGGCGAAGAGCTCGGCTTCATTGGGACCGCGGTGATAATTTTGTTATTCATTATTTTTATTTGGCTGGGAATTCTGGTGGTTGTGCGGTGCCGTGACCGCTTCGGCCAATTATTAGCTGCCGGTATTGTTTTGGCGGTAGGCATCCAGGCGGCTCTGAACATCGGCGTGGTAACGGTTGTGCTGCCGACAAAGGGCATACCGCTGCCGTTTGTAAGCGCAGGCGGAACAAGTATGCTGCTGTCGGCAGTTGCCGTTGGAGTGCTGCTCAATATCGCTAAACAATCCGCCGAAGAGCCCGCTAAAGTCGCCGACGCTCCAAAGTTAGGCAAACAGTTATGGCAAAGGAGCGAGGAAGAATAA
- the rlmN gene encoding 23S rRNA (adenine(2503)-C(2))-methyltransferase RlmN, whose amino-acid sequence MDKDLKNKTLGELESIVENSGQKKYLAKYIFTFIHRKGAAEISDISPLSKAFRAELAKQGYYISHLKTEQMLADTEGTKKYLFELSDGERIETVLLADGNRKTLCVSTQAGCSMDCAFCATAKLKFRRNLTAAEIVDQVNVIEGENGRISNVVYMGMGEPLQNYEAVLKSVRILNHPEGKNIGIRHLTVSTCGDAEGIRKLAREDIRPRLAISLNAPVDALRNKIMAINKKYSIAELFAAVKDYQAKTRERVTFEYVLIKKLNDSKLHGQMLAKLARQVKCNVNLIEYNPHPHCLFEASDRETIKRFTQVLEEAGIETTIRFKKGRKIKAACGQLGADMIGKI is encoded by the coding sequence GTGGACAAGGACCTGAAAAACAAGACGCTCGGCGAGCTCGAGAGTATAGTCGAAAATTCCGGCCAGAAGAAATATCTGGCCAAATACATTTTCACGTTTATTCACCGCAAGGGAGCCGCTGAAATATCGGATATAAGCCCACTAAGCAAGGCCTTTCGAGCTGAGCTGGCGAAGCAGGGCTACTATATTTCTCATCTGAAAACGGAACAGATGCTGGCCGATACGGAGGGGACCAAAAAATATCTTTTCGAGCTAAGCGACGGCGAACGAATCGAAACGGTGCTTTTAGCCGACGGCAATCGCAAGACGCTGTGCGTCTCAACGCAGGCGGGGTGTTCGATGGACTGCGCATTCTGCGCGACCGCGAAGCTGAAATTCCGAAGAAACCTTACGGCGGCGGAGATAGTCGACCAGGTGAATGTCATCGAAGGAGAAAATGGAAGGATAAGCAACGTTGTCTATATGGGGATGGGTGAGCCGCTGCAGAATTACGAGGCGGTTTTGAAATCGGTGCGGATACTGAATCATCCGGAGGGAAAAAATATCGGCATCCGGCATTTAACAGTCAGCACGTGCGGAGACGCTGAGGGCATCCGGAAACTTGCGAGAGAGGACATTCGTCCGCGACTGGCGATATCCTTGAACGCGCCGGTCGATGCGCTGCGAAACAAGATTATGGCAATCAATAAAAAATATTCAATCGCAGAGCTGTTTGCTGCGGTGAAGGATTACCAGGCGAAGACGAGAGAGCGAGTTACATTCGAATACGTGCTGATAAAGAAGTTAAATGACTCCAAGCTGCACGGTCAAATGCTGGCTAAATTGGCTCGGCAGGTGAAATGCAATGTGAACCTGATCGAGTACAATCCTCATCCGCACTGTCTTTTTGAAGCGAGCGACAGGGAGACAATAAAACGGTTTACGCAAGTGCTGGAAGAAGCCGGTATTGAAACAACCATCCGTTTTAAAAAGGGGCGGAAGATAAAGGCGGCGTGCGGGCAATTGGGGGCGGATATGATAGGAAAAATTTAG
- a CDS encoding FG-GAP repeat protein, whose product MRRKTNLYIFAVIWCLPVCVIAAEAWMPEWAKWVASDGIAGDAFGSSVSISGDYAIAGAANDDDNGNESGSAYVFSRVRCPASDLNGDCFIDFKDLAILSGEWLEGF is encoded by the coding sequence ATGAGACGAAAAACAAATCTTTATATTTTTGCGGTGATTTGGTGTTTGCCGGTATGTGTGATCGCGGCGGAGGCGTGGATGCCGGAATGGGCGAAATGGGTCGCCTCGGACGGCATAGCCGGTGATGCTTTCGGCAGCTCGGTTTCAATCAGCGGAGATTATGCCATTGCCGGGGCGGCCAACGATGACGACAATGGAAACGAATCCGGCTCGGCGTATGTGTTCAGCAGGGTACGGTGCCCGGCTTCAGACTTAAATGGTGATTGCTTTATTGATTTTAAAGATCTTGCCATATTGAGCGGAGAGTGGCTGGAAGGTTTTTGA
- a CDS encoding glucose 1-dehydrogenase → MSQKLAGKIALITGGSSGLGLATAKRFVAEGAFVFITGRRQAELDAAVKDIGSNAVGIQGDVSKLADLDRLFETIKKQKGRLDILFANVGWGEFVPLGEITEEHFDKTFDMNVKGLLFTVQKALPLLRDGSSIVLNASIAASTGTPAFSVYSASKAAVRSFARCWALDLKSRNIRVNVVSPGPTDTAGLRALAPTEEQIPQFKADIAASIPLGRIGEPDEFASAVLFLASGDSSFVNGIELFVDGGMAQI, encoded by the coding sequence ATGTCGCAGAAATTGGCAGGAAAAATCGCACTAATCACCGGCGGCAGCAGCGGCCTCGGCCTCGCGACCGCCAAGCGATTCGTCGCCGAAGGCGCATTCGTCTTTATCACTGGCCGCCGTCAGGCCGAACTCGACGCCGCCGTAAAGGATATCGGCTCAAATGCCGTTGGCATACAGGGTGACGTCTCCAAACTCGCCGACCTCGACCGCCTCTTTGAAACCATCAAAAAGCAGAAAGGCCGCCTCGACATCCTCTTCGCCAACGTCGGCTGGGGCGAATTCGTCCCCCTCGGCGAAATCACCGAGGAGCATTTCGACAAGACCTTCGACATGAACGTCAAAGGTCTTCTCTTCACCGTTCAAAAAGCCCTTCCTCTGCTTCGCGATGGCTCTTCGATTGTTCTCAACGCCTCTATCGCTGCATCGACGGGTACACCCGCCTTCAGCGTCTATAGCGCAAGCAAGGCCGCCGTCCGTTCCTTTGCCCGATGTTGGGCGCTTGACCTCAAGTCTCGCAATATTCGCGTCAACGTCGTCAGCCCCGGACCGACCGATACGGCTGGCCTGCGCGCACTCGCGCCGACGGAAGAACAAATCCCTCAGTTCAAAGCCGACATCGCCGCCTCTATTCCACTCGGCCGAATCGGCGAGCCTGATGAGTTTGCCTCCGCCGTCCTCTTTCTCGCTTCCGGCGACAGCAGCTTCGTCAATGGCATCGAACTCTTCGTCGATGGCGGAATGGCTCAAATCTAA
- the argB gene encoding acetylglutamate kinase — MKEAITKADALIEAMEYIGRFRGKIVVVKLGGSILDETCLQKKLLTDIAFMATVGIRPIIVHGGGKAITKAMDEVGIEATWVQGRRYTDERTLTIVEHTLVHKVNTPICNMLGELNCKVMALHTLSSCVLFAEVLRLAGENGRKIDLGLVGDVTDVNSELLKTLCADGIIPVIASAAKDRAGGRLNVNADSAAGKVAGGVGAEKLVVVSDTHGVRKDINDPESTISSLNEAQIKEMIDAGIIGDAMLPKVEACLMALGAGVKKAHIIDGRIEHSLLLEIYTDKGVGTEIIKN; from the coding sequence ATGAAAGAAGCAATTACAAAAGCTGACGCCCTGATAGAGGCGATGGAATATATCGGGCGGTTTCGCGGCAAAATCGTGGTCGTGAAACTGGGCGGGAGCATCCTCGACGAGACGTGTCTGCAGAAGAAGCTCCTGACAGACATAGCGTTTATGGCGACGGTCGGGATTCGGCCGATTATCGTGCACGGCGGCGGAAAAGCGATTACAAAGGCGATGGACGAGGTCGGCATCGAGGCGACGTGGGTGCAGGGACGACGATATACCGACGAGCGGACGCTGACAATCGTGGAGCATACGCTTGTGCATAAAGTCAACACGCCGATATGCAATATGCTCGGAGAGCTGAACTGCAAAGTGATGGCACTGCATACGCTGAGCAGCTGCGTGTTGTTTGCAGAGGTGCTGCGACTGGCCGGCGAGAACGGACGTAAAATTGACCTCGGACTGGTCGGCGATGTCACGGATGTAAATTCGGAACTGTTGAAGACGCTGTGTGCCGATGGGATAATACCGGTCATTGCGTCGGCAGCGAAAGACAGAGCAGGCGGGCGATTAAATGTCAACGCTGACAGCGCGGCGGGCAAGGTCGCCGGCGGGGTCGGGGCCGAGAAGCTCGTCGTTGTGAGCGATACTCACGGGGTACGAAAGGACATCAATGACCCTGAAAGCACGATATCGAGTCTTAATGAGGCACAAATTAAGGAGATGATTGACGCAGGCATTATCGGCGACGCGATGCTGCCGAAGGTCGAGGCGTGCCTGATGGCACTGGGCGCCGGAGTAAAGAAGGCGCATATTATTGACGGCCGAATTGAACATTCGCTGCTGTTGGAAATTTATACAGACAAGGGTGTTGGAACGGAGATAATAAAGAATTGA
- a CDS encoding PEP-CTERM sorting domain-containing protein — translation MLKRIVVIFGVGLILSAAVPGHAAVIYSTIPVSNTFNPTYAYAIGGPSSPWGEIDIGARFTVPNVTDLYVDTIDVALDSYSVSAVVDVTIMTDNLERPGTVLQTAQLTAPNDAAIVTADFANSLVLTVGSSYWVCVSAQSNGQVLWKYAAPALTGNCRFSNNNWQTSGGYSDMPAFRINGVPEPATLLLLGFGAIGIFRRKNHGLQEEKI, via the coding sequence ATGCTTAAAAGAATCGTCGTAATATTTGGTGTTGGCCTGATTTTATCCGCTGCCGTTCCGGGGCACGCGGCGGTAATTTACTCGACCATCCCGGTCAGTAATACTTTCAACCCGACCTATGCCTATGCTATAGGCGGCCCATCCAGCCCGTGGGGCGAGATAGATATCGGAGCGAGATTCACTGTCCCGAATGTAACTGACCTTTACGTTGACACAATCGACGTGGCATTAGACTCATACTCCGTATCAGCCGTTGTTGATGTGACAATTATGACGGATAATTTGGAAAGACCTGGAACAGTCCTTCAGACCGCCCAGTTGACGGCGCCTAATGACGCCGCCATAGTAACCGCCGACTTTGCAAATAGCTTGGTTTTAACTGTAGGCAGCAGTTATTGGGTTTGTGTTTCGGCGCAGTCGAACGGTCAGGTATTGTGGAAATATGCAGCGCCTGCTCTTACTGGCAACTGTCGCTTCAGCAATAACAATTGGCAAACGTCAGGTGGATACAGCGATATGCCCGCTTTCCGCATCAATGGTGTCCCCGAGCCGGCGACGTTACTTCTGCTTGGTTTTGGGGCGATTGGTATATTTCGAAGAAAAAACCATGGACTCCAGGAGGAGAAAATATGA
- the argF gene encoding ornithine carbamoyltransferase has product MKNFISISKCSAEELRELLDESAELKKLYKGGGRDACLTGKVLAMLFEKPSLRTRISFSVAMTDLGGSAIYVKPEDIGGIGKREPVKDMARVLSRYVDGIMARTFEHSVVIELAEFATVPVINALTDWSHPCQAMADVLTIKEHLGRLEGVKVAYIGDGNNVARSLAFACAKLEMKIVIAAPKGYELEAETIKTTNQISAGSVEQVNDPKQAVSGADIIYTDTWVSMGQEKEKKKRIKDFKGFQVDAKLVKLAGSGVKVMHCLPAYRGLEITDEVVESKNSIVFDQSENRLHFQRALLKKLIS; this is encoded by the coding sequence ATGAAAAACTTTATCTCGATAAGTAAATGTTCTGCTGAGGAATTGCGAGAGCTGTTAGATGAAAGTGCGGAGCTGAAGAAATTGTACAAAGGCGGCGGGCGGGACGCCTGCCTAACGGGCAAGGTGCTGGCGATGCTTTTCGAGAAGCCGAGCCTGCGGACGCGAATCAGCTTTAGTGTCGCGATGACGGACCTCGGCGGCAGCGCGATTTATGTCAAGCCGGAAGATATCGGCGGTATCGGCAAGCGCGAGCCGGTGAAAGATATGGCGCGGGTGCTGAGCCGATATGTGGATGGGATAATGGCGCGGACGTTCGAGCACAGCGTTGTCATCGAGCTGGCAGAATTCGCGACGGTGCCGGTGATAAATGCGCTAACGGACTGGTCACATCCGTGCCAAGCGATGGCGGACGTGCTGACGATAAAAGAGCATCTGGGGCGACTCGAAGGCGTCAAGGTCGCATACATCGGGGACGGCAATAACGTGGCGCGGTCGCTGGCGTTTGCGTGCGCTAAGCTCGAAATGAAAATAGTTATCGCGGCACCGAAAGGATATGAGCTTGAGGCTGAGACAATCAAAACAACCAATCAGATATCGGCAGGCAGCGTCGAGCAGGTAAATGACCCGAAGCAGGCCGTTAGCGGGGCTGATATAATTTACACCGATACGTGGGTGAGCATGGGGCAGGAGAAAGAAAAGAAAAAACGCATCAAGGATTTCAAGGGTTTTCAGGTCGATGCCAAACTGGTCAAATTAGCAGGCAGCGGCGTTAAGGTTATGCACTGTCTGCCAGCGTATCGCGGGCTTGAGATTACCGATGAGGTTGTCGAGTCGAAAAATTCGATTGTTTTCGACCAGTCTGAAAACCGCCTGCATTTTCAGCGTGCACTGCTCAAAAAACTAATAAGCTGA
- a CDS encoding XTP/dITP diphosphatase, whose protein sequence is MKQKILVATTNPGKIAELRAMLDLDVEWAGLADFPNINELKEDGETFAENARKKAAGYAKQTGLWTIADDSGLVVDALGGQPGVRSARFSGAKDKERTLLDHKNMAKALKLLEGTPKEKRTARFVCCLCLASPEKILIETEGKLEGSIAEKETGTNGFGYDPIFFVPRLGKSVAQLTREEKNAISHRGNAIRKLKPLLAKLI, encoded by the coding sequence ATGAAACAAAAAATTCTCGTTGCGACTACGAATCCTGGGAAGATTGCGGAACTGAGGGCGATGCTGGATTTGGATGTCGAGTGGGCGGGGCTGGCGGATTTTCCAAACATAAATGAATTAAAAGAGGACGGCGAAACGTTCGCAGAGAATGCACGCAAGAAGGCTGCCGGATACGCAAAGCAAACAGGGCTGTGGACGATAGCGGATGATTCGGGGCTGGTGGTCGATGCACTGGGGGGACAGCCGGGGGTGAGGAGCGCGAGGTTTTCAGGTGCGAAAGATAAAGAGAGGACGCTTCTCGACCATAAGAATATGGCTAAAGCGCTGAAGCTGCTTGAGGGAACACCAAAAGAAAAAAGGACGGCGAGATTTGTGTGCTGTCTGTGTCTTGCGAGCCCAGAAAAAATTCTGATTGAGACGGAGGGAAAACTCGAAGGCAGTATAGCTGAAAAGGAAACAGGAACCAACGGCTTCGGGTATGACCCGATTTTTTTCGTGCCGAGATTGGGAAAAAGTGTTGCACAACTTACCCGCGAAGAGAAAAATGCGATAAGTCATCGCGGCAACGCCATTCGAAAATTAAAACCCTTATTAGCAAAATTGATATAA